The segment CGCGGCCGCCTGGTCGTACGGTTTATACAGTAACGCTGCCCGATCACCTGAGCCGCGACAAGATGCAGCTGCAACTCACGCTGCCCCCTACCGAACCTGAAGCGGGCCAGGTCCGCAATGACGGGTACATCGTGCGCAAGGAAGACGGCACCGTGCTGCAGCTGGGCCCGAAGTACGACGTGTCTGAGTTATTCGGCAATGAGAACAGCATCACGCTCACGGTGGATATGCTGAACGGCGCTAATTACCAGTTTAGTGCCGAGGTCTTCTCGCCAGAGTTGGACAACGTCTACAGCCTACACGCGCCGTTCCAGTACGTGGATTGGACGGCCGCGAACAATCCACTCCGGCGGCTGGCCGCGCTCGATCCTGACGCGACGACACCCGATGCGAGCAACCAGACAAAGGTAGAGGCTGAAACGATTGGGTTTACGGCTCTGATTGCCTACCGCCGGGTGAAATGGGTCCCGGCATCGGACGACAGACCAACCGGAAGTCCCAGTGAACCTCAGCTAGATCCCCAGAGTGGCGTGATCATTGCCGGGAAAGATCAGGGCACCTTGTACGTCGAGGCGTTTGCGATCGCTCCATCAGGGAACGAGCTGCGCGCAAAAACATTGGCGATCGAGGTAGGGACGTGCGACTCGTGTTCCGCGGGCTCGTGCCCGATGCCGGGAAAAACCGGAGTGGCCCTCGGCAGCGTCGAGTTTTGGGTGAGCGATGGAAATAACGGTAAGCTTCAGGTCAAGCGAACCTCGGCAGGTGCCGACCTCGTGTCGCGGGCATTGCTCGAGTATCCCTATGACGACAAAGACACCCGGGTCGTGCTGGATGCCCAGGGAGCGGTGCGACAGGTGCTTACGGCGGAGGTTCTGATCGATGTGCGCCCGGAAGGCTCAGGCTACGTCGTGGCGACCTATCCGAATACAGGAACCGTGCAGTTCGATTCCGCGCTTGCCGTCTACCAACTGCCGCAAGCCGCAACCGCTGTCTCCACGCTGACGGTCGCAGCGGATCCGGTGTCCGGCGACAACGGCGTGCTTGTCACCACCAACGAAGGGCGAGGCGCCGAACGCTACGCCTTCCGGTACTCGCCGGCCACGAATGCGTGGACGCTGCTCGAGCAGCTGGACGCCGAGGGAAATGCCCTGCGCGAACAGAGCATTGCCACAACGACCGCGGAGCTCGACGGCCAGCCGGTCACTCAAATCACCCGAGTCACCAAAGGTCGGGACGGCACGGTCGCCTCGAAGCAGGTCGATTCTTTTGCCAATCTGCCGGCGGGCCGGCGGCTGGTCGCTACGGCGATCGATCCGGACGGCGCCAACTATGTCACCCGCTACACCTACACGCCGCAGGGTCTGGTTGAATCGATCGTCTATCCTGAGGGCCGTTGGGTGCGGTTTGCCTATGACGGCCAGCAGCGGGTCACGAAGCGCATCGAGCCTTGGTTGAACGCGGCGCCTGACGCCGCCGAATCAGCATGCGTGGTGACGACGTACGACTACACCCCGCTCACCACCACGACGGGGCTGGCGCCGCTGCCGAAAGCGCCGCGGACCACCGTGGTTTCGGTCCTCGGCACCGAGACGGCGCGATCGTACGACCACTACGAAAACAATGTTCACCGCTCGATCGTCGCCGTGAAATCGGGCGCGGCGTGGGATGACGCCACGAATCTGGTCACCACGACGACGCATGTCGCCAGCGGGGTGTTTGCCGGCAATGTTGCGTCCGTGCTTTCCCCCGACGGCACGATGGCTTTCTACGAGTATCGTAAGGAAGCAACCGGGGAGGTGACGACCGTGAGACGAGGAGCGCCCAACGCGGCTCGCAACGCGATCGTCGACGGCACGATCACAACCTCTCGGCAGAACCGGCAAGGTAACGAAATCGCTTCGTCTGTCGTGGACGTGGCCTCCGGACTGAAGATTGACGAGCGCACCGCTCTGGAGACCGACGCCGCAGGTCGCGTGCTGAGTTGGCACTATCTCGATGGTTCGACCAGCTCGATCGAATACGGGTGTTGTGGCATCGACTCCGAAACAGATCGTCGGGGCATCACGACCACCTATGACTACGACGCGCTGAAACGCGTCAGCGTCCAACACCGCCAGGGAATCACGACGCTTTACGAGTACGATGTCCTCGGCCGCGTCACCAAGACGACGCGACGAGGCACGGATGCATCGAACATCGTGACTTCGCGCACGGAATACCTCGATGCGCTGGGCGAGTCGGTCGACACCTACGACGCCGCGGGACGCAAGACGCAGCTCCGGGTGGCCCACAACGAGAATGGCTCGACCACGCGCACGACCACGCTTCCGGGCGGCTTTACTCAGATCGAAATCACGGCCCGAGATGGGCAGCGACTGCAGTCCAGCGGAACCGCGGCTGCGCCGATGCTATACCAGTACCGCGTCGACACGCTGGCGGACGAACCCTACGTCGTCACACGGACGATCGCCCGCGTGCTCGACGAAGAAACGCAGGAATATCGGGATACGGAGTGGACCGAAACCTGGAGCGACATGGCTGGACGGCCGGTGCGCATCGACGCCGCCGACGGCAGCTACGCGGAGAACGCCTACAACGCGAAGAACCAGCTCGTGCGGTCGGTCGATCCCGACGGCGTGACCACACTCTTCGGTTACAACGCCCGCAGCGAGCGAACCGTCACGGCGGTCGATATGAATAGCAATGGCGCGATCGATTATGCCGGTTTGGATCGGATCACGCGCACCTCCGTGAGCTACGCAGCCAAAACGTGGGAGACCCACTCGATCACCGTGGCCAGAACCGTCACGGAGATCTGGCCCGAGGCGAACGATGAGACCTCGCTCGTCGTCTCCACCGACGAGCAGAGCGTCGACGGTGCGCACGCGTGGTCGCAGCAGGCCGAGGCGGTCACGCATCAGGAGACCAGCTATCCCGCCATCCGAAACGGATCCTGGACGGTCAAATCGACCGCTCCCGACGGCACATCGGCGGTGCAGACCTACGCCAACGGCCGTCTGGCTTCTGTCTCTCAACTCTCAACACTCAACTCTCAACTCTCCTCCGTCACCTACGCCTATGATCCCCATGGACGGCAGGAGAGCGTGACCGACGCCCGGTTGGGCACGACGACCTACAGCTACTACGACGACGACCAGATCAAAACGATCACCGCGCCGCATCCGGAAGTCACCGGCCAAACGCTGGTGACGACCAACTTCTATAACGACCGCGGGCTGCTGGAACGTCGGAAGCTGCCGGATGACAGCGAAGTGTTCTACACCTACACGCCGCAAGGGCAGCTCGATCGAGTGCACGGCTCGCAAACTTATCCGCTCGATTACGACTACGACGCGCAGGGACGGATGATCGCGATGACCACGTGGAAGGACTTTGCCGGGGACACCGGCAAGGCCAAGACCCAGTGGCTCTACGACGGTCTGCGGGGCCAGCTCCAAGCGAAGCGCTACACCGATGCCAGCGAGGTCGGCTACGCTTACACCGCGGCGGGCCGGCTGCACACGCGGACTTGGGCGCGTGGTACGGTCACGACCTACGGCTATCATCCGGACGGATCGCTTGCCTCGGTCGACTACGGGGACACGACGCCGGACATCAGCTACGCCTACTACCGGCACGGCCGGGTACAGGAAGTCCGCGACGGCGTGCTCGCCGAAGGCGCGATCGCTGCCGAGGCGCTCCGCTATCGGCATGCCTTCAGCTACGATGACGCCTTGCGTCCGTCCACCGAGACCATCCAGACCGCGGGCAGCTACGAATTGACGCGCAGCTACGAGGGATCGACCGCCGGTGAGGTGCCGGGCCGGTATCGCGGCATCACGTTGACGGCGGCTGGATCGAGCGACCTCATCCACTTCACTAGCTATGGCTACGATTCGTCGGGCCGAATTCAGAAGGTAACGTCTCCCGCGGGCGTGTTCACCTATGGCTACGTGCCGAATTCGAATCTGCTCGAGACGATCACGAGCCCGGTTCACACGGCGACCAACGTCTATCAGCCGCGCGGCACGAGCATCCTGAGCCGGACCAACGCGGTGGGGCAGAACGTGATTTCCCGTTACGGCTACACGCTGAACGCCCTGGGCCAGCGTACCGCGATGATCAGTTCCGGATCCGCTTTCCCGCAACCAAGCCACGTCGCCTACCAGTACAACGAGAAGGGCGAGGTGATTGTCGGCAACCGCTTTGAAGGCGCGGATCCGGCCAATCCAGGTGCGGCGATCGCGGCCGACTCTCATTTCTACCGCTACGATGACATTGGGAATCGCAAGCTGTCGGGCCGAGGCGCTGAGGCGGATCCAATCGAATCCTCCAGCTACACGAGCAACCTTCTCAACCAGTACACGGAAATCAGCCTCTCAGCTCTCAACGCTCAACCCTCAACTCTCGTCCACGACCCCGACGGCGACCTGACGGATGACGACCGGTGGCACTACACCTGGAACGGCGAAAATCGACTGATTGCGATGGAAACCCAACCGGCAGCCGTCCTCCTGGGCTTGCCGAAACAGCGGCTCGAGTTTGCCTACGATTATCAAGGTCGCCGTGTTCATAAGAAGGTCTTGGTGGCGGAAGGGTCTACCGGTAACTGGTCACTGGTCACTGATCTGGGCTTCGCCTACGACGGCTGGAACCTGATTGCCGAGAACTCCGCTACCGGTTCACCGTCCACGGTCAACCGTACCTACACGTGGGGCCTTGACCTCTCGAATGAGCTCCAAGGTGCCGGCGGAGTAGGCGGTCTACTTGCTGTGACCGATGGAGAAGCGACGCCCTCGTCGCGTTTCACCGCCTACGACGCCAACGGCAACGTCACCCAATACCTCGATTCCTCCGGCGTGATCAACGCCCACTTCGACTACAGTCCCTTCGCCGAAACGGTTCGCGCGACCGGCTTCTTCACCCCCGACGCCTCCTTCCGCTTCAGCACCAAATACGCGGATCTCGAAACCGACCTGCTCTACTACGGCCTGCGGTATTATTCGCCTCCCATGGGGCGTTGGATTGGCCGGGATGCGCTAGAGGAGCAGGGGGGAGTGAATCTCTGTGGATTCCTAGGGAATGACGGTATCAACGATAGCGATCTGTTTGGTTTGTTTCCGTTTAACAAGCTGCTCAGGCGATTCTGCAAGCTGAAGGCCTGCGAGCGGGAGGAATTCTTGGCGAAGCTCGGCACAAAGAAGATTCAGTTCTTCAAGGATGACGGGAAAAATCTGAGACTCTTGGTCTATGAGGATGCGAATGGTGTTGAATACACGAAGTCAAATGGTCCATTTGGCGGAACGATTGATCGTTCGCGGAACCTGATATATGTGATGTCTTCTCACGGCTACGAGGAAGTCCTGACGAGTATTTTTCATGAATCGGACCACTTGGACAATGACGTGACCACGCGCCCGACATCCTTCCAGGAGGCAATTGATCAACGCGCGGCAAATGAGGAACGCGCCTTTACTGCAGAAGCGGATTTCGCCTTTAGGGTGGGCATCACCCCAATTAACCCGACTATTGTCGGTTCTAAGGGACCCGATGCAGCGGAAATCAAACGGATTGTGGATACCATGTACAAGCAAGGCATAAAACCAGACCGCCGCGCAAAAAAGGTGAAACCCGTCACGCCTGCGGCGCCAACTACTGCTGTCGCGCCAGCCGCACCGACCAAGGCGCCTCCGAAGCGGGATCGGCTGATTCGAGAAACGCACACGCAAACCAACGATGGGCCGGAGTATTCAGCGGCCGACTTCAAGTGCCCATAAATATGAAAGCCCTGTTATTGGGAATCGCGGCAGGTGTCTCGTTGGTGCTCGGCTGTGCAACCGCAACCAATCAGGCTGCTAGGCGCGGCGGGCAAACCGCCGCGTCCGATTCGGTTACTGCGGATGAGTGGGTTCAGATTGAAGCAGAGGTCGAATACGTAGGATTCCGAGCGCGGCCAGGAGGGCAGAGGGGTGACGCATTACCGCCGGTGGTCCAAATCGTTCTCTTGCGAGTCAAGAAAAGCACAGTCCCCGGACCTGCGCGGATTCTGTTCGGGATCGAGCCAGACGACAATGCGGTGGATCAGTGGACGAGAGGCCGATGCGTGGAGTTCCGGATAAGGCGCAAGAACTTTCTCGCCGCTGCCGCCGGAAAGGATGATGATGCTGGTGACTATATGATGTATGTAGGCGCGATCGCGGATTTCCGTGAGTGCGGAGGACACCAGAACCCCACGAGGCAACCATAGCCTACCAGAACCTCGCAGGCCAACCATAGCCTCGCGGTGGCCGCGTACCAGAAATGGGAAACGCTTGGAACGGCTTCTCGGCTACAAACCCTCCGTGATTGCAGGAGCCAAACTCGCCTACATCCGACTGAACACCCCAGTGACTTGCCCGCCTCGTGCCACGTTCCTTGGTCAACCGGAGAAGCACCCGTCGCCTCTTTCATCGACGATGTGACCGACCAGGGAGGGCCAAAGGGCAACCCCACGTCTTGACTGTTGACCAGTACGCATACCCTTTTGGATCGCTCCTCGCGTATCTCAACTCGCAGCGGCAGTAAAAAGTGTGTCTGGAAACTGTGTCGTGGTCGGAGCGACGCCAGTTTCCACCTGCGAGGCTTTTTGCGCTCTGGCGGCGAGCGTCTCTCGGTATTCGCGGGCCTCTGCGAGTTTCGTGATGGTCACTGGGTAGTTGTTGGCTTTTGCGAACTCCGCAATTTCGGCGAGCGTGACCCGGAAAAACTCTTTCCGTTCGTTGACCAGATTCACCCGTTTCGCTTCGAAGTGGTCGTGAAGCTGATATTCGAGAGCGGGAGCGTTTTCGGTGTACATCATCGCGTGCACGTCGAACGGGAAAGGAACCGACGCATCGCCGAGTTCCTTCACGCGCTCAAGCGGCTCAAGCCGCCGCGTCATTCCGATCTTGAAGACATCCTCACCAAACGAACCGATGTTCGAGATGACGTAGATGTGCCCGGCCTTGGTCAGCTGAGCGCGTGAGATCGCCCGCGCTTTCTGTTCCTGCGCCTCCTTGAGTTGCATCTCAAGTCCAGCAATCTTTGCCGTGAGTTCCTCCAGCTCTGCTCCCTTCGCGTCTGCTAGTTCCACCCGCGCACGATCGAGCGCCTTTTGGTATCGTTTCTCTTCATCCTCCGCTTCCTTTTTCGCGCGCTCGATTTCGCGTTGCACCTTCTCTTCTTCTCGCATCTCTTCCGCGATTCTCCGCTGCTCTTCCTTCTCCTGGTAGATCTTTTGTTCCAGCTCATGCGAGAGGCGGAGTTCGTCGATCTTTAGATCGAGATAAGGTCGCGTGATCGACACTTGGTTTACCGTGCCTGCCTTGTTGATGGCATCGAACGATCGCCGAATGCGCTCCTCCATCGCCGTGGCGTTGTTCCATTTCACCTTCAGGATGGCGGCATCGCACTCTCCGTTAAACGCTCGCAGCATGAGCTTCATCATGTGCTTGATCATCCGTTCGCCCTCACGCGCGCTACCGCCCACAGTCCACGTGGTCGGGCATACGGCAGCACGCCCGCCACTCACCAGCACCTTCTGTTGCTCGTAGTTGCTGTCGAGCTTTGCGCGATACTCGTCCGACGTCGAAAAGTCGTAGTGCGGCTTGTAGAGCCCGAAGGACTGCATGTCCAAGGTCTCCTCGACGAGCGCGAGTTCCTTGCTCAGCTTGTCGTAGGTGAACTTCGCCGACACGTATTGGTTCTCAAGGGCCTGGAGCTTCGTCTTCTCGTTGCCGTCGAGGACGGAATAGCGCTGCGCCAACTCCGCTAGTGCCAGGTCCCGCTTCTGGATTTCAGCGTCTCGATCGACGATATCTTTGTACCGCTCGTACATCGCTTCGCGTGCCTTCCTCGCGCGGACAAGTCGCACCGTCAGGATGACGATTTCGACGATGAGTAGTGCTGCGATGACCGCAAAGACGGCGGCGGTACGGAGGTCGGGCTGGAACATAAGGTGGGGCAACTCCCACAGCGCCGCTAAAGCGCAGCACTATCCCGGGAATCGAGGCGGTGAGGCCGTCGTTTGGCGGCAGGAGTCGGTGGGTCCGCGATGAATTGGATGAGGTGGCTGACGGATCTGTATCCGCGCCGCCGCAGGGCATCCTCCACTCGCTGGACTGCCCGCCGCATTTTGGGCGTTGGCACCGCCGCCTCGGGTGCCAGGATTTCGCCGGATTTGGTGACGACGTAGAGACGCTCAGGATCAAGCGACAACTCGTGCAAGGCTGTCGCCGAACGAGTGAAAATCCGCCGTACCATTCCGGCGTCGACCATCGCACCGACCGAGCGGCGAACAGTTATTAGGTCGCAGCACCCGCCGATTGCCTCGTGGATTGCTGCGACCGACGCCGGCATACGAAAATGCAGCAGCGCGTCGAGCATCGCAACCCGGGGTTGCGTGATGCGCATTCCCGCTGCTTTCAAACGGGCCAATGCTGCGTCAAGCTGGGGGTGAGTATCGGTGTTGCCGGGCTGGATGGCGGCAACAGACATGCCGCTACTGTGCAACTAGCTGCGGAAGGAGCAAGGGTTTTGCCTGCCCCCACTCAGCCACGAGCACATATCCCCTTCAGCTGCCTAGAAACTTTCACGCATTCGAACGGGCTTTGGCAGAAAGGTAGCCAGCGAGTGTGTGGCCGATGGCAGCATCACATATGCTTTTCTTCGCCAGCCGTTATCCAGAGTTCACGACTGACCCTTTTTCGCTTCGCGGTGATTTGGGCGACAGGACCTCAAGACA is part of the Opitutus terrae PB90-1 genome and harbors:
- a CDS encoding RHS repeat-associated core domain-containing protein, producing the protein MNFAPVTEHAPIGEQAAEDSSSLDRRMLVSRHALFSPVKVVNVFRSALVIWSLAALSVYAQTPPPADGTGFIADTIEGTVASVNLGAGDESLAYLQTAIAPKSGILDLAVDRANRRLYVLATGSLKVFDINSSTKPATLTIRHSVDVSGRVLALSLDARTAFIGGKGKVTAINLYPEFAYGSGKWTTWDAYARVRPFTFEPELEVAAMAVHPAGDRLVVVFGNLVNKLDLRNDLLRTDVNSGSKTLDQLKADGELPEDFGFITQLDISDEVQTRGATKAPPKFATPVGLKDLIYPQAVALGIRNLAFSPDGNYALLTAVGAGTPRATAFGIMPTSDEGTGGIVVLDLRPQPADKPWVRYLAFIPTTEREEKTTELRREVQREGWKIVHPQVQWARNQYLSALGQAEVGIGSSFTALPTLTGFTVAAIVLDEMERSYADYGYMQAYFNLYPRDMVGASSVAISHSGDFGVVTLQDTNNLGLLSVSLSNVLTGFGEVPLPPPPTDGAPAPEPLPPVLPDFFIKRGTGKSINGFDAALTFAPWVVALQQPQAWAYPQKAVFTLDDSRVFIGMAGGTPKADLTNRFGSANAVVLRAERDKPDSIFAGTNPPPGYSLYQGPSFKSPRLAATLQSFDADADQLSDQLEAFNRWNSLRQLPGDDPENSKKLALVSTSVDQLTNPAVPLPPTAFPDDAMDKSFFLPASGIGYRCDDYALPRLTLNAGSRSAVAAIERLGRLWHEAYLAGQVSRPYFVVGAISTPGGGPLKGATGELLQYNVRNGFQVNFPYFSTKGDEPYDFVSSNGPNSPRDNSGDNYGNKPSGFDKANTARFLALLLAENSVKKIEIDPAVRDVVEGVNFGDSRFELHGSRTPTPRENHSRRDLDSQMSVSFSPLAIKIEPKPPTPEGPRPPGRTVYTVTLPDHLSRDKMQLQLTLPPTEPEAGQVRNDGYIVRKEDGTVLQLGPKYDVSELFGNENSITLTVDMLNGANYQFSAEVFSPELDNVYSLHAPFQYVDWTAANNPLRRLAALDPDATTPDASNQTKVEAETIGFTALIAYRRVKWVPASDDRPTGSPSEPQLDPQSGVIIAGKDQGTLYVEAFAIAPSGNELRAKTLAIEVGTCDSCSAGSCPMPGKTGVALGSVEFWVSDGNNGKLQVKRTSAGADLVSRALLEYPYDDKDTRVVLDAQGAVRQVLTAEVLIDVRPEGSGYVVATYPNTGTVQFDSALAVYQLPQAATAVSTLTVAADPVSGDNGVLVTTNEGRGAERYAFRYSPATNAWTLLEQLDAEGNALREQSIATTTAELDGQPVTQITRVTKGRDGTVASKQVDSFANLPAGRRLVATAIDPDGANYVTRYTYTPQGLVESIVYPEGRWVRFAYDGQQRVTKRIEPWLNAAPDAAESACVVTTYDYTPLTTTTGLAPLPKAPRTTVVSVLGTETARSYDHYENNVHRSIVAVKSGAAWDDATNLVTTTTHVASGVFAGNVASVLSPDGTMAFYEYRKEATGEVTTVRRGAPNAARNAIVDGTITTSRQNRQGNEIASSVVDVASGLKIDERTALETDAAGRVLSWHYLDGSTSSIEYGCCGIDSETDRRGITTTYDYDALKRVSVQHRQGITTLYEYDVLGRVTKTTRRGTDASNIVTSRTEYLDALGESVDTYDAAGRKTQLRVAHNENGSTTRTTTLPGGFTQIEITARDGQRLQSSGTAAAPMLYQYRVDTLADEPYVVTRTIARVLDEETQEYRDTEWTETWSDMAGRPVRIDAADGSYAENAYNAKNQLVRSVDPDGVTTLFGYNARSERTVTAVDMNSNGAIDYAGLDRITRTSVSYAAKTWETHSITVARTVTEIWPEANDETSLVVSTDEQSVDGAHAWSQQAEAVTHQETSYPAIRNGSWTVKSTAPDGTSAVQTYANGRLASVSQLSTLNSQLSSVTYAYDPHGRQESVTDARLGTTTYSYYDDDQIKTITAPHPEVTGQTLVTTNFYNDRGLLERRKLPDDSEVFYTYTPQGQLDRVHGSQTYPLDYDYDAQGRMIAMTTWKDFAGDTGKAKTQWLYDGLRGQLQAKRYTDASEVGYAYTAAGRLHTRTWARGTVTTYGYHPDGSLASVDYGDTTPDISYAYYRHGRVQEVRDGVLAEGAIAAEALRYRHAFSYDDALRPSTETIQTAGSYELTRSYEGSTAGEVPGRYRGITLTAAGSSDLIHFTSYGYDSSGRIQKVTSPAGVFTYGYVPNSNLLETITSPVHTATNVYQPRGTSILSRTNAVGQNVISRYGYTLNALGQRTAMISSGSAFPQPSHVAYQYNEKGEVIVGNRFEGADPANPGAAIAADSHFYRYDDIGNRKLSGRGAEADPIESSSYTSNLLNQYTEISLSALNAQPSTLVHDPDGDLTDDDRWHYTWNGENRLIAMETQPAAVLLGLPKQRLEFAYDYQGRRVHKKVLVAEGSTGNWSLVTDLGFAYDGWNLIAENSATGSPSTVNRTYTWGLDLSNELQGAGGVGGLLAVTDGEATPSSRFTAYDANGNVTQYLDSSGVINAHFDYSPFAETVRATGFFTPDASFRFSTKYADLETDLLYYGLRYYSPPMGRWIGRDALEEQGGVNLCGFLGNDGINDSDLFGLFPFNKLLRRFCKLKACEREEFLAKLGTKKIQFFKDDGKNLRLLVYEDANGVEYTKSNGPFGGTIDRSRNLIYVMSSHGYEEVLTSIFHESDHLDNDVTTRPTSFQEAIDQRAANEERAFTAEADFAFRVGITPINPTIVGSKGPDAAEIKRIVDTMYKQGIKPDRRAKKVKPVTPAAPTTAVAPAAPTKAPPKRDRLIRETHTQTNDGPEYSAADFKCP
- a CDS encoding DUF4041 domain-containing protein, which encodes MFQPDLRTAAVFAVIAALLIVEIVILTVRLVRARKAREAMYERYKDIVDRDAEIQKRDLALAELAQRYSVLDGNEKTKLQALENQYVSAKFTYDKLSKELALVEETLDMQSFGLYKPHYDFSTSDEYRAKLDSNYEQQKVLVSGGRAAVCPTTWTVGGSAREGERMIKHMMKLMLRAFNGECDAAILKVKWNNATAMEERIRRSFDAINKAGTVNQVSITRPYLDLKIDELRLSHELEQKIYQEKEEQRRIAEEMREEEKVQREIERAKKEAEDEEKRYQKALDRARVELADAKGAELEELTAKIAGLEMQLKEAQEQKARAISRAQLTKAGHIYVISNIGSFGEDVFKIGMTRRLEPLERVKELGDASVPFPFDVHAMMYTENAPALEYQLHDHFEAKRVNLVNERKEFFRVTLAEIAEFAKANNYPVTITKLAEAREYRETLAARAQKASQVETGVAPTTTQFPDTLFTAAAS
- a CDS encoding Fur family transcriptional regulator — encoded protein: MSVAAIQPGNTDTHPQLDAALARLKAAGMRITQPRVAMLDALLHFRMPASVAAIHEAIGGCCDLITVRRSVGAMVDAGMVRRIFTRSATALHELSLDPERLYVVTKSGEILAPEAAVPTPKMRRAVQRVEDALRRRGYRSVSHLIQFIADPPTPAAKRRPHRLDSRDSAAL